From Halalkalicoccus sp. CG83, one genomic window encodes:
- the nucS gene encoding endonuclease NucS yields the protein MALSGPSAEEARTRLEAAIDRGALVTVFGRCSVEYDGRASSSLESGDRHLMLKPDGTVLVHTAEGQKPVNWQPPGCTHEVRGDDGHVEIRSLRSNPDEELLVRFERIDHLATFDAGESAELSVSGTEADLKRRILEEPELIEPGFRPLATERETPAGAVDVYGEDADGAVVVLELKRRRVGPDAVGQLDRYVGALERDLHADVEIRGVLVAPSVTDRARRLLATKGLEFVSLAPAPET from the coding sequence ATCGCCCTCTCCGGACCGAGCGCGGAGGAGGCGCGCACGCGACTCGAGGCCGCGATCGATCGAGGGGCACTCGTAACGGTCTTCGGCCGGTGTAGCGTCGAGTACGACGGCCGCGCATCGAGTTCGCTCGAGTCGGGCGACCGACACCTGATGCTCAAGCCCGACGGGACGGTGCTGGTTCACACTGCCGAGGGACAGAAGCCGGTGAACTGGCAGCCGCCGGGCTGCACACACGAGGTGCGCGGCGACGACGGCCACGTGGAGATACGTAGCCTGCGGTCGAACCCGGACGAGGAGTTGCTCGTCCGTTTCGAACGGATCGACCACCTCGCCACGTTCGACGCAGGCGAGAGCGCGGAGCTCTCGGTCTCGGGCACCGAAGCCGACCTCAAACGGCGAATCCTGGAGGAGCCCGAGCTGATCGAACCCGGCTTCCGGCCGCTCGCGACCGAGCGCGAGACGCCGGCGGGCGCGGTCGACGTCTACGGGGAGGACGCGGATGGCGCGGTGGTCGTGCTCGAACTGAAGCGTCGACGGGTCGGCCCCGACGCGGTCGGGCAGCTCGACCGCTACGTCGGCGCACTCGAACGCGACCTCCACGCGGACGTCGAGATTCGCGGGGTGCTGGTCGCGCCCTCGGTGACCGACCGGGCGCGACGGCTGCTCGCGACGAAGGGACTGGAGTTCGTCTCGCTGGCGCCCGCCCCCGAGACCTAA
- a CDS encoding DUF6735 family protein — protein MAHRTLLARRRENGTYDVFRLRDRSDRLDPGEPIATALSFDAVFDHVEFALHEFVVVEDGARTTYLVVPFSIPTADRRRPAGGACVALRPEAGLSEEYLHGWVHATKEALGDAIEQGLVAEREAIVYLEERVRGFEGTTEVIVP, from the coding sequence GTGGCCCACCGAACGCTGCTAGCCCGAAGGCGGGAGAACGGCACCTACGACGTCTTTCGCCTCCGAGACCGATCCGACCGACTCGATCCCGGCGAGCCGATAGCGACCGCGCTCTCGTTCGACGCCGTGTTCGATCACGTCGAGTTCGCTCTCCACGAGTTCGTCGTCGTCGAGGACGGGGCGCGGACGACCTACCTCGTCGTCCCGTTCTCGATTCCGACCGCGGATCGCAGGCGGCCGGCCGGCGGCGCCTGCGTCGCGCTCCGTCCGGAGGCGGGCCTGAGCGAGGAATACCTTCACGGGTGGGTCCACGCGACCAAGGAGGCCCTCGGCGACGCGATCGAGCAGGGCCTGGTGGCCGAGCGCGAGGCGATCGTCTATCTCGAGGAGAGAGTGAGGGGGTTCGAGGGAACGACCGAGGTGATCGTGCCGTAG
- a CDS encoding NAD(P)/FAD-dependent oxidoreductase → MHVVIVGGGVIGTSLAAALGDRTEVTLLERGELGGGTTAASMAMLHRQQVPVSAYDQRLRRFAREGYDSIDGSPTEIGSLYVAESEGFAAELREAEERLNEEGVDTRYLEPVDLDEFGIAPSEVAGGMYTPEERYFEPEELVARFAERARDAGVEIRTGVEVTDVDPGEGVVADGERIDADAVVNAAGPWAPEIDHAVDLEYPLRHTRGPILSLETGADRPEPFSLFERGSYCRSRPEGLYVGRFATDYGEGERLDPDATLEVDDAFRDAVEDFASAVPAIEGAPTAEEWVGVRTVTPDGHPLVGETEVESYFVATGMSGLGVTLAPAVARLLADLLVEGTRNDLLEPLDPGRFGGK, encoded by the coding sequence ATGCACGTAGTCATCGTCGGCGGCGGCGTGATCGGGACGAGCCTCGCCGCCGCGCTGGGAGATCGGACCGAGGTGACGCTGCTCGAACGCGGTGAGCTCGGGGGCGGAACGACCGCCGCATCGATGGCGATGCTCCACCGCCAGCAGGTCCCCGTCAGTGCCTACGACCAGCGTCTTCGCCGGTTCGCCCGCGAGGGGTACGACTCGATCGACGGCTCACCGACGGAGATCGGCTCGCTCTACGTCGCCGAAAGCGAGGGGTTCGCCGCCGAGCTCCGTGAAGCTGAAGAACGGCTGAACGAGGAGGGAGTCGACACGCGGTATCTGGAGCCCGTCGACCTCGACGAGTTCGGGATCGCCCCCTCGGAAGTCGCCGGCGGGATGTACACGCCGGAGGAGAGGTACTTCGAGCCCGAGGAGCTGGTCGCACGGTTCGCAGAACGGGCGCGCGACGCCGGCGTCGAGATCCGGACCGGCGTCGAGGTGACCGACGTCGACCCCGGCGAGGGCGTCGTCGCCGATGGCGAACGGATCGACGCCGACGCCGTCGTGAACGCCGCGGGGCCGTGGGCGCCCGAGATCGACCATGCGGTCGATCTCGAGTACCCGCTTCGCCACACCCGCGGGCCGATCCTCTCGCTCGAGACCGGCGCGGATCGTCCGGAGCCGTTCTCCCTGTTCGAACGCGGATCGTACTGTCGAAGCCGCCCCGAGGGGCTGTACGTCGGCCGTTTCGCCACCGACTACGGCGAGGGTGAACGCCTCGATCCCGACGCCACGCTGGAGGTTGACGACGCTTTTCGCGACGCGGTGGAGGACTTCGCGTCCGCCGTTCCGGCGATCGAGGGGGCGCCCACGGCGGAGGAGTGGGTCGGGGTCCGGACGGTCACGCCCGACGGCCATCCGCTGGTCGGCGAGACCGAGGTGGAGAGCTACTTCGTCGCGACGGGCATGAGCGGGCTGGGCGTCACCCTCGCGCCGGCGGTCGCCCGGCTGCTCGCGGATCTGCTCGTCGAGGGAACCCGTAACGACCTGCTGGAACCGCTCGATCCCGGCCGATTCGGCGGGAAGTAG
- the truD gene encoding tRNA pseudouridine(13) synthase TruD gives MDGDRLPQGHPIEREVGIAYYVSRDPGIGGRIRDRNADFRVREIEAFDVEPADAGSDAYPHLVIRATLEGWDTNDFASRLSDAMGISRERVSWAGTKDKRAITTQLFSVRKGDPDELPEVRGAEIEVVGRAGRALEFGDLAGNEFEIRVDGVDRPEHVDPITDQLREFGGGSVGVPNYFGQQRFGSRRPVTHEVGLAVARGDWRGAVLAYLGDPREAEPEDTQEARAYVEREVRDASEGGEDWRGALERFPRKLGYERSMLHRLVENGAENEADFREALEAVPSNLQRLFVNAAQSYLFNRILSERLERGLPFDRAVAGDVVCFGDADAPEGFAWPDPDRTQRVTENRVETINRHLARNRAFVTAPLVGTETELGEGEPGEIERAVLEDEGISPSDFDLPGEFDSTGTRRAILLTTDLSVDRDPLTFSFSLPSGSYATVLLREYLKGDPRELG, from the coding sequence ATGGACGGCGACCGGCTTCCTCAAGGACACCCGATCGAGCGCGAGGTCGGCATCGCGTACTACGTGAGCCGCGATCCGGGGATCGGCGGGCGGATCCGCGACCGGAACGCGGACTTCCGGGTGCGCGAGATCGAGGCGTTCGACGTCGAACCTGCCGACGCTGGCTCCGACGCCTACCCGCATCTGGTGATCCGCGCCACCCTCGAGGGCTGGGACACCAACGACTTCGCCTCACGGCTCTCCGACGCCATGGGGATCAGCCGCGAGCGGGTCTCGTGGGCGGGGACGAAGGACAAGCGCGCGATCACCACCCAGCTGTTCAGCGTTCGGAAGGGCGATCCGGACGAGTTGCCCGAGGTTCGCGGCGCGGAGATCGAGGTCGTCGGTCGGGCGGGTCGAGCGCTCGAGTTCGGCGATCTGGCGGGCAACGAGTTCGAGATCCGCGTCGATGGCGTCGACAGGCCGGAGCACGTCGATCCGATCACCGACCAGCTCCGCGAGTTCGGCGGCGGTTCGGTTGGAGTACCGAACTACTTCGGCCAGCAGCGATTCGGCAGCCGTCGGCCCGTCACCCACGAGGTCGGCCTCGCCGTCGCCCGCGGCGACTGGCGCGGAGCCGTACTGGCGTATCTCGGCGACCCGCGCGAGGCCGAACCCGAGGACACCCAGGAGGCGCGGGCGTACGTCGAGCGCGAGGTACGTGACGCATCGGAGGGTGGCGAGGACTGGCGGGGCGCGCTCGAGCGATTCCCGCGCAAACTGGGCTACGAGCGCTCGATGCTCCATCGGCTGGTCGAGAACGGGGCCGAAAACGAGGCCGATTTTCGCGAGGCGCTCGAGGCCGTCCCCTCGAACCTCCAGCGGCTGTTCGTCAACGCGGCTCAGTCCTACCTGTTCAACCGGATCCTGAGCGAGCGCCTCGAGCGGGGGTTGCCGTTCGACCGCGCCGTCGCGGGCGACGTGGTCTGTTTCGGCGATGCGGACGCTCCCGAGGGGTTCGCCTGGCCCGATCCCGATCGGACCCAGCGAGTCACGGAGAATCGCGTCGAGACGATCAACCGCCACCTCGCCCGGAACAGGGCGTTCGTCACCGCGCCGCTGGTCGGTACGGAGACCGAACTCGGCGAGGGCGAACCCGGCGAGATTGAACGTGCGGTGCTCGAGGACGAGGGAATCTCCCCGTCCGATTTCGACCTACCCGGCGAGTTCGACTCCACCGGAACCCGGCGCGCGATCCTGCTCACCACCGATCTGTCGGTCGACCGCGATCCCCTCACCTTCTCGTTCTCGTTGCCGAGCGGCTCGTACGCGACCGTCCTGCTCCGCGAGTACCTGAAGGGCGATCCTCGAGAGCTCGGCTGA
- a CDS encoding MFS transporter: protein MSSRLRDPNVRRWLLWGTLAVVFLLVNVYRLSTAVITEQLMAAFALSGAQLGTLHAAFFYVYALMQIPTGVLADRVGPRLTAAAGAFVMSLGGIWFALAGSYPMAFAARTLIGLGGSVIFVSILKFCANWFRADEFATVTGLSFAISGVGGVLATTPLALVVGTAGWRTTIASLGTVGLAFAGLTLALVRDSPERAGLPPIEGVPERPTPSMAEVREHVARVLRDRWTWVVSLMLFCITGLNLTLFGLWGIPYVVQTYGVSVAYASVFTLLGSVGVMVGPPAIGWFSDRIGRRTELMIASGTGYTVALAVIAVVGDPPLVVVAIAYFLVGSLMGGFVLSYTMMKERHPAAASGIATGTINGTAFLGAAVLPTVMGWALDAYWTGEVVDGARVYTATGYRVAFAIATACGLVALVCALWLHRRQG from the coding sequence GTGAGCAGCCGTCTCCGCGACCCGAACGTCCGCCGCTGGCTCCTCTGGGGGACGCTTGCGGTCGTCTTTCTGCTCGTCAACGTCTATCGGCTCTCGACGGCGGTGATCACCGAGCAGCTGATGGCGGCGTTCGCCCTCAGCGGCGCGCAGTTGGGAACGCTCCACGCCGCCTTCTTCTACGTCTACGCGCTCATGCAGATCCCGACTGGCGTGCTCGCGGATCGCGTCGGACCCCGGCTGACGGCGGCCGCGGGCGCGTTCGTGATGAGTCTCGGGGGGATCTGGTTCGCGCTCGCCGGCTCCTATCCGATGGCGTTCGCCGCACGGACGCTGATCGGCCTCGGGGGGAGCGTGATCTTCGTCTCGATCCTGAAGTTCTGTGCGAACTGGTTTCGCGCCGACGAGTTCGCGACGGTGACCGGCCTCTCGTTCGCGATTTCGGGCGTGGGGGGCGTGCTGGCGACGACGCCGCTCGCGCTCGTTGTCGGGACCGCCGGCTGGCGGACCACGATCGCGTCGCTCGGTACCGTCGGGCTCGCGTTCGCCGGTCTCACGCTCGCCCTCGTCCGTGACTCGCCCGAGCGGGCCGGTCTCCCCCCGATCGAAGGCGTTCCTGAACGTCCGACGCCCTCGATGGCCGAGGTCCGCGAGCACGTCGCGAGGGTGCTTCGCGACCGCTGGACGTGGGTCGTCAGCCTCATGCTGTTCTGCATCACTGGATTGAACCTCACGCTGTTCGGGCTCTGGGGGATCCCCTACGTCGTCCAGACCTACGGCGTCTCGGTGGCCTACGCGTCAGTGTTCACGCTGCTGGGGAGCGTCGGCGTGATGGTCGGCCCGCCCGCGATCGGCTGGTTCTCGGATCGCATCGGTCGCCGAACCGAGCTGATGATCGCCAGCGGGACCGGTTACACCGTCGCGCTCGCGGTCATCGCCGTCGTCGGCGACCCGCCCCTGGTAGTGGTCGCGATTGCCTACTTCCTCGTCGGCTCACTGATGGGCGGGTTCGTGCTGAGCTACACGATGATGAAGGAGCGCCACCCGGCGGCGGCGAGCGGCATCGCGACCGGCACGATCAACGGTACCGCCTTCCTCGGCGCGGCGGTCCTCCCCACGGTGATGGGCTGGGCGCTCGACGCCTACTGGACCGGCGAGGTCGTCGACGGCGCACGGGTCTACACCGCGACCGGCTACCGGGTGGCGTTCGCCATCGCCACCGCCTGCGGGCTCGTCGCCCTCGTGTGTGCGCTCTGGCTCCACCGCCGCCAGGGTTAG